The sequence ACCGAAACCATCTCCATCCGAGTGTTCGCGGTTGAGTGCCGGTGCCTCGGGTTAGAGGGGCTGATCCGCGTGAAGCGGGCGGCCGGGCGGCCGAAGGATCTTGAAGCGATCGCAGAGCTCGAGGCGCTGCGGGAAGAGCGGGACCGAGGGGAGAAGTGAGGGAAAGATCACCCCACCAGCGGTCGTCCCGGCTGCCGCTTCACGAACTGCCCGCGTCCAGGCCGGCCCTTGAGCTGCCCGTGATCCACCAGAACCTCGCCTCTTGAGAGCACGACGGCCGGGCCGCCCTTGACCATCCGTCCCTCATAGGGGTTGTAGTCCACCCTCATGTGGTGGGTCTGGGCGGACAGGGTGGTCTCCTTCTCGGGGTCGAAGAGGACGAGATCGCCGTCCGAGCCGACGGCGATCGTTCCCTTCCGGGGCCAGAGGCCGAACATTTTGGCGGGGTTTGTGGACACGATCTCCACGAAGCGGTGCATATCGATCTTGCCCGTCCGGACCCCGCCGTCCCACACGAGCAGGAGCCGCGTCTCGATGCCGGGGGCGCCGTTCGGGATCTTTGAGAAGTCTTCCTTCCCGAGCTGCTTCTGGGGCGGCTCGTTCATGCAGAACGGACAATGGTCGGTGGAGACAACCTGAAGGTCGTTCTTGGCCAAGCCCTTCCAAAGCGCGTCCTGGTTCCATTTCTCGCGCAGGGGAGGCGACATCACGTACTTGGCCCCCTCGAAGCCCGGTCGCTCGTAGTCGTCGTAGGAGAGAAACAGGTACTGGGGGCAGGTCTCGGCATAGGCGGGCAAGCCCATATCGCGTGCCTGCTTCACCTTCTCCAGCGCGTCCGAGCAAGAGAGGTGGACTATGTAGATGGGGACGTCGGCCATCTCCGCGAGGGCGATGGCCCGCCCCGTCGCCTCCCCCTCGGCCCGAGTCGGCCGCGTGAGGGCGTGGTACTTCGGAGCGGTCTGGCCCTTGCGCAACGCCTCCTTGACCAGGGTATCGATGACGCCACCGTTCTCGGCGTGCATGCAGATGAGGCCGCCGTTGTCGCGGGTCTTCAGGAGGGCCTTGAAGATGGTGGCGTCGTCCACCATGAAGACGCCCGGGTAGGCCATGAAGAGCTTGAAGGACGTGATTCCCTCGTGGCGGATCAGCTTGTCCATATCTCCGGAAACCACGTCCGTCAGCTCGCGCACGATTATGTGAAAAGCGTAGTCGATGACGGACTTTCCCTCCGCCTTCTTCATCCATCGCTCGAAGGCGGGGTAGAGCCCCTCCCCGAAGTCCTGGATGGCGAAGTCGATGAGGGTGGTGGTGCCGCCGTGGGCGGCGGCGATAGTGCCGGTCTCGAAATCGTCGGCGGAATTCGTGCCCCCGAAGGGCATGTCCAGGTGGGTGTGGACATCGATGCCTCCGGGCATGACCAGCTTGCCGGAGGCGTCGATCACGCTGTCGGCGGGAAGGTTCAGCCCCTGCCCGATGAGGGTGATCACGCCCCGGTCGATGTAGAGGTCCGCCTGGTAGCGGTCCGATGCCGTGATGACGGTGCCGTTCTTCACCAGAGTCGTGGCCATGGGAGCCTCTGCTTCCCCCTCCCGGCGGGCGGGAAGGAGCGGGGATGGCGGCCGGCAGCGCGAGATGGGGCATGCTACCCAACGTCTCTGCGACGTGTCAACGCAGCCGCGGTTGCGTTGACACCCTCGGAAGCCGGGGATAGAGTCGCATCACCCACCACGCGGGAGTGCCTTCTCGTGAAGAACATCGCGGCAAAGCTTGACGATGCCGTCTACGAGCGTAACTTTGCGGACATAAACCCCGGGCTCAGCGCAGCCGCGGCCCTGGCCGAGGCGGCGCGCTGCCTCTTCTGCTATGACGCTCCCTGCATCAAGGCTTGCCCCACCGCCATCGACATCCCGTCCTTCATCAAGAAGATCGCGAGCGGCAACCTCAAGGGCTCAGCCCGCACGATCTTCGAAGCCAACATCCTCGGCCACTCGTGCGCCCGGGTCTG is a genomic window of Vicinamibacteria bacterium containing:
- the hydA gene encoding dihydropyrimidinase, encoding MATTLVKNGTVITASDRYQADLYIDRGVITLIGQGLNLPADSVIDASGKLVMPGGIDVHTHLDMPFGGTNSADDFETGTIAAAHGGTTTLIDFAIQDFGEGLYPAFERWMKKAEGKSVIDYAFHIIVRELTDVVSGDMDKLIRHEGITSFKLFMAYPGVFMVDDATIFKALLKTRDNGGLICMHAENGGVIDTLVKEALRKGQTAPKYHALTRPTRAEGEATGRAIALAEMADVPIYIVHLSCSDALEKVKQARDMGLPAYAETCPQYLFLSYDDYERPGFEGAKYVMSPPLREKWNQDALWKGLAKNDLQVVSTDHCPFCMNEPPQKQLGKEDFSKIPNGAPGIETRLLLVWDGGVRTGKIDMHRFVEIVSTNPAKMFGLWPRKGTIAVGSDGDLVLFDPEKETTLSAQTHHMRVDYNPYEGRMVKGGPAVVLSRGEVLVDHGQLKGRPGRGQFVKRQPGRPLVG